CTGCCCAGTCAGCGAGTTCCGAACTGCGTATTCTTCATCTGGAAGACAATCGCACAGACGCGGAACTCTTGCAGACGATCCTGGAAGCCGAAGGGGTGAATTGCGCGATTCGAAGGGTGGAAACACGGGAGGCGTTTGAGTCGGCGTTGCAGGAACAGCCCTTCGACCTGATCATCTCGGATTTCACGCTCCCTTCCTTCGATGGGCTGTCCGCGCTGGCCGTTGCCCGGCAAGTGAGGCCGGAAGTGCCGTTCATTTTTGTTTCCGGCACCATCGGCGAAGAATCGGCGGTCGAAGCACTCCGGCGTGGAGCCACCGACTACATCATCAAAGACCGGCTGTCCCGCGTGGTGTCGTCCGTGCAGCGGGCGGTGCAGGAGGCCCGGGCGCGGGCGGAGCAGCGGCACACCGACCAAAGAATCCGGGAACAGGCGGCGTTGTTGGACAAGGCTCGCGACGCCATTTGCGTCACCGACATGGATCAACGGATCACCTTTTGGAACAAGGGAGCCGAGCGCCTGTATGGCTGGAGCGCCCAGGAGGCCGTCGGCCAGAGCACGGGCGAATTGTTGTTCCGGGGCGGCGCAATACGCCCGCTAGAGGTGCTGAAACAGTTGATCCGGCAGGATGAATGGCAGGGAGAGTTGCACCGGGTGGGCAAAGACGGGCGTGAAATCATTGTCGAAAGCCGCTGGACGCTTTTGCGCGATCCCTCGGGCCAGCCCGGCTCGATTCTGGTCATCGACACGGACATCACGGATAAGAAGCAGATTGAGGCGCAATTGCTCCGCACGCAACGGATGCAAAGCATTGGCGAGCTGGCCGGTGGAATCGCCCACGATTTGAACAACGTGCTGGCCCCGATCTTGATGGTGGTCGACCTGCTGCGCGAAGAACTGGCCAGCGAGGACAGCCGGGCGATGCTGGACACGGCCAAAACCAGCGCCCAGCGCGGAGCGGAGATGGTCAGGCAGATCCTGGCGTTTGCGCGGGGAGTCACCGGGGAATTGAAACTTCTGCAGGCCAAACACCTGGTGAACGAGATGATCAAACTGGTTCGTGATACTTTCCCGAGGACCATCCAGATCAAAAGCAACGTGGCGGGAAACCTCCACCCGATACTGGGTGATGCGACTCAACTGCACCAGGTCCTGTTGAATCTTTGCGTCAACGCCCGCGACGCCATGCTCAAAGGTGGAACGCTGCGGGTCGAGGCCGAGAACATCGCCCTGGACGCGCGCCAGACCGCGATGTTACCAGAACCGGTCTCGGGGAGATTTATTGTATTGACGGTTTCCGACACGGGCTCGGGCATACCCGCCGAATTGATGGACAAGATATACGAGCCATTTTTTACGACCAAGGAAGCCGGGAAGGGCACCGGCCTTGGACTATCGACCGTGATGGGCATTGTCCAGACGCATCACGGATTCATTGAGCTGACCAGCCAGGTGGGCAAGGGAACAGTGTTCAAAGTGTATCTGCCGGCGGCCAAAACGGAAGACACCGGCTTCGTAAAATTGAGGCTTCATGCCATGCAGGCCGGACGCGGTGAGACCATCATGGTCGTGGATGATGAAGCGGCGCTCTTGGGCATCATGAAGGAGACGCTGGAGGCATTCAATTACCGGGTCCTGACCGCGACCCAGGGCGCGGAGGCGCTGGCCCTGTTCCAACAGCACTCGCGTGAGGTTCAAATCGTGATCACCGACCTGATGATGCCCGTGATGGACGGGGCGGCACTGGTGGCGGAACTGCGGAGAATCCGGCCCGAGATCAAAATCATTTGCATCAGCGGGCTGGGATCGAAAACCAGTTCCACCGACATCGAAGAATTGAACCCGCGGGCCTTTTTGACCAAGCCCTACTCCACCGAGAAACTGTTGGACACCCTTCGTGAGATCATTGCCGCCCAATGACGGGTCGCGGGCTGCCACCTCGCACGACACTATGATAAATCACAAAAAAGCCCGGCGGATATTGTGGTATGAGACCGTCGGTTTCCTGCTTCTCATCCTGCTTTCCTGGCTCAATGAGCTGGTGAGTTTGCCGCATTTGATTTTCGGCAGCGGCGAGCACTCCAATATTCACGAGGCCCTGATGGAAACCTCGGCGTTGGTGGTGGTATGGCTCATCGTGGTGCTGTTCACCAAACGACTGCTGGGACGGCTCTATTATCTGGGGTGTTAAGAGCTGCAGTGCCGTCGTAAGAAGTGCCGTTTTCTGGCCGAATTGTCATCCGAAATCCGGCTGCGTTTAGGATCGCAGTGTGGGCGAAGTGCCGTCCAGCGCCGTCCTCCCCTTTTCTCAATCCTCTTCCATTGAGTTCCGCCGTTGGGCGTGCCGTCCAAGAAAAGCTCGACGGCGATGGAGTTCCTCGGGCAGCAAGAGCGGATGTTCCACCGGCCTTTTCATTTTGTGCGCGATGAACCCGCGCTGGCAGACGTGCTTTTTCCCTCAAGCAGCAGCGCTGTCCCCGCTGCGGTCAGACGGAAACACTGAACCGGCACAGCTTTCTTCGCGGCAACGATCCCAACCAACCCGGCGGGCAGTGCCTCCGCGGCCAGCGGGTGTTTTGTTCCAATCGCGGGCAGCGCGGCGGTTGCGGACGCACCTTTTCGCTGATGCTGGCGGACGTGCTGCCGCGGCACACGTTCACCGCCGCGCGGGTGTGGGCCTGGCTGGTGGAACTGCTGGCCGGGCTTTCCGTCAAGGCGGCCACGGAAAAACTGCGCCTGTCGTTCGCGCTGGAGTCGGCCTATCGCCTCCGGCGCCAGCTGCGCCACCAACTCGCCCATTGGCGCGCGCAGCTCTGCCGCGAGCGACCGCCGCCGGCCAGCGCCTGGGCGGATCCTTTGCTGCAAACGGTCGAACATCTCCAAAGTGTTTTCGCGGGCAAGGTGTGTCCGCCCGCTGCGTTTCAACTGCATTTTCAGCGGCCGTTCCTGGGCTGAACCCGGCGTCGGGTCTTGCCCGGCACCCGAGGCTGGCCGAATTACCACCGACCGTTTTCCCGCCGCCGTTCTTTCCTCTGGGCAACAACACCACAATCCCATCCCACGTTGCGCCCACGCTCCCGTAGCCTCACTCCCGAAACCGGAACGATAGCGCCGGCAATCCCGCTGGCGAATCCGGCCACCGAAACAAATCAATTATGCGCAATCCCACTGCTTATCTGAAAATGCGGGTGCTCGGCGCCATTGACATGGCCGCGGGCAACTCCATCGCCGCCCGCATCAAATCCGTCAGCCAGATGACCTTCACCGACGAGGACGGCCACCCGCGCCGGTTCACCTGGCGCACCATCCAGACCTGGTATTCCCGCTACCAGAAACACGGCGTCACCGTCATGGAAAACCAGCCGCGCTCCGACAAGGGCAAGGTCCGCAAGGTGCCGCTCGAAGACGTGGCCGAGGCCGTCCGCAAGGTCCTGCCCAAGGTTCACGGGCAAACGCCCAGCCGGGCCCTGCTTTACCGGCTCTGCATCGAGGAAGGGCTGCTCACCCGCTCGCAAATCGCGCCCAACACCTTCCGCCGCGTGGTCAAACAATACGAACTGCTCAAGCCGGATACTGAATGTGCGAACAAACTGCGGCTGGCCTTTGCCAAGGCGCACGCCAACGAGATGTGGCAGGCCGACACGCTCTATGGCCCGTTCGTCCAGCTCAACGGCACGCCGGTGCAGACGCGTCTCATCGCCTTCATTGACGATGCCAGCCGCGTCTGCTGTCACGGCCAGTTCTTCCCGG
This genomic stretch from Candidatus Angelobacter sp. harbors:
- a CDS encoding response regulator codes for the protein MTAQSASSELRILHLEDNRTDAELLQTILEAEGVNCAIRRVETREAFESALQEQPFDLIISDFTLPSFDGLSALAVARQVRPEVPFIFVSGTIGEESAVEALRRGATDYIIKDRLSRVVSSVQRAVQEARARAEQRHTDQRIREQAALLDKARDAICVTDMDQRITFWNKGAERLYGWSAQEAVGQSTGELLFRGGAIRPLEVLKQLIRQDEWQGELHRVGKDGREIIVESRWTLLRDPSGQPGSILVIDTDITDKKQIEAQLLRTQRMQSIGELAGGIAHDLNNVLAPILMVVDLLREELASEDSRAMLDTAKTSAQRGAEMVRQILAFARGVTGELKLLQAKHLVNEMIKLVRDTFPRTIQIKSNVAGNLHPILGDATQLHQVLLNLCVNARDAMLKGGTLRVEAENIALDARQTAMLPEPVSGRFIVLTVSDTGSGIPAELMDKIYEPFFTTKEAGKGTGLGLSTVMGIVQTHHGFIELTSQVGKGTVFKVYLPAAKTEDTGFVKLRLHAMQAGRGETIMVVDDEAALLGIMKETLEAFNYRVLTATQGAEALALFQQHSREVQIVITDLMMPVMDGAALVAELRRIRPEIKIICISGLGSKTSSTDIEELNPRAFLTKPYSTEKLLDTLREIIAAQ